The proteins below come from a single Maylandia zebra isolate NMK-2024a linkage group LG23, Mzebra_GT3a, whole genome shotgun sequence genomic window:
- the plaat1l gene encoding phospholipase A and acyltransferase 1 produces the protein MGQKNSHPKLFPGDIVEYPRNKYFSHFGVYYGERDGVPYVAHLTCRDSDTKLLLYGRALRSEVKLDPLELLGKKYKVNNMLDDTHPPRDFHGVVKPAIEDMMGREVTFDILFHNSEHQATLFRYGVKKSEQIDEIYEYIMPAWKKLFKEKQL, from the exons ATGGGCCAG aaaaattCCCACCCAAAGTTGTTCCCGGGGGACATTGTGGAGTATCCCAGGAACAAATACTTCTCTCATTTCGGAGTGTACTATGGAGAAAGGGACGGAGTTCCATACGTCGCTCACCTAACGTGTCGAG ATTCAGACACCAAACTGCTGCTGTACGGCCGAGCtctcaggtcagaggtcaaactgGACCCTCTGGAGCTTTTGGGGAAGAAATACAAG GTCAACAACATGCTGGATGACACGCACCCTCCGCGGGACTTCCACGGTGTGGTGAAGCCTGCCATCGAGGACATGATGGGCCGCGAGGTGACCTTTGACATCCTGTTTCACAACAGCGAGCATCAGGCGACACTTTTTAGATACGGAGTGAAGAAGTCTGAACAG ATTGATGAGATCTACGAGTATATCATGCCAGCCTGGAAGAAACTGTTCAAGGAGAAACAGCTGTAA